Proteins from one Entomospira culicis genomic window:
- a CDS encoding HsdM family class I SAM-dependent methyltransferase encodes MAKKEVITDIWVASQLKENGIKFDAQGSNVKELNEALKTASKRGTGKVGFPEYVAVIGDFVLVIENKADVNKHLALTSTGLISTETKDVVDYAVNGAYFYAKHIAQNSPFRKVFAVGVSGDEKHHKITPLWVDDREGYKKLEELESFVWFSPKNIQEYYIRYVLEEATDIEKTTEQILKDAAELHEYLRNYGTLKDQDKPLVVAGILLALDEIEYGGFSLSLLTGDQTQGSRDGDKLMNAIKGRLTRSNVGPDAKKDKLLAEFAIFHTSFRLNEINETLGKTPLKFYTEFLFEHVFKNIKYQKTSEDFVGRFYGEFMSYSGGDGQTLGIILTPNHITDLMCDLVDVQPDDVVLDPTCGTAGFLISAMHRMLAKASNEQQRKNIKKKQLHGIELQSNMFAVAAANMILRRDGNSNLECSDFLKKNPAQVQLKGATIGLMNPPYSQGSKEDPSQYELAFMEQLLNSLTTGAKAAVIVPQSSMTGKTKIEQTLREGILKKHTLEGVITCNTNTFYGVGTNPVIAIFTAHEPHEAEHICKFIDFREDGYEVRQHVGLVESNSAKDKRKHLLDVWNGNTEAPSKFCVETRVEPSDEWLHSFYYFNDEIPTDADFEKTIGDYLTFEFSMIMQNREYLFNEKGEKDD; translated from the coding sequence ATGGCTAAAAAAGAAGTAATCACGGATATATGGGTTGCATCCCAATTAAAAGAGAATGGTATTAAGTTTGATGCTCAAGGTAGTAATGTCAAAGAGCTGAATGAAGCCTTAAAAACTGCGTCTAAGCGAGGAACTGGTAAGGTTGGTTTTCCTGAGTATGTAGCGGTTATTGGCGACTTTGTGCTAGTGATAGAAAATAAGGCTGATGTTAATAAACATCTTGCTTTGACCTCTACAGGGCTTATTTCAACGGAAACAAAAGACGTGGTTGATTATGCTGTAAATGGAGCTTATTTTTATGCAAAGCACATCGCTCAAAATAGTCCTTTTAGAAAGGTCTTTGCAGTAGGGGTTTCTGGGGATGAAAAACACCACAAGATTACTCCACTATGGGTAGATGATAGAGAGGGGTATAAAAAGTTAGAGGAACTTGAATCTTTTGTATGGTTTTCGCCGAAAAACATCCAAGAGTACTATATTAGATATGTGTTAGAAGAAGCAACAGATATTGAAAAAACTACGGAACAAATTTTAAAAGATGCGGCAGAATTGCACGAATATTTACGTAATTATGGTACTCTAAAAGACCAAGATAAGCCTTTAGTTGTGGCTGGAATCCTTTTGGCTTTAGATGAAATTGAATACGGGGGCTTTAGTCTTTCCTTGCTTACAGGCGACCAAACGCAAGGAAGTCGTGATGGCGACAAACTAATGAATGCAATTAAAGGACGTTTAACCCGTTCTAATGTGGGGCCAGATGCCAAGAAGGATAAACTTCTTGCCGAATTTGCTATTTTCCACACCAGCTTTAGACTTAATGAAATTAATGAAACCTTAGGTAAAACTCCTCTCAAGTTTTACACGGAGTTTCTCTTTGAGCACGTGTTTAAAAACATAAAGTATCAAAAAACTTCAGAAGATTTTGTTGGTCGTTTTTATGGTGAGTTTATGAGCTATTCTGGCGGTGATGGTCAAACCTTGGGTATCATTTTAACCCCTAATCATATAACTGACTTAATGTGCGATTTAGTTGATGTTCAACCTGACGATGTAGTACTTGACCCTACTTGTGGAACTGCTGGCTTTTTGATTTCTGCAATGCATAGGATGTTAGCTAAGGCTAGTAATGAACAACAACGTAAGAATATTAAAAAAAAACAGCTACACGGTATCGAGCTACAAAGCAATATGTTTGCCGTAGCGGCTGCTAATATGATATTAAGACGAGACGGCAACAGCAATCTTGAATGTAGTGATTTTTTGAAAAAGAATCCCGCACAAGTGCAACTAAAAGGTGCAACCATCGGCTTGATGAATCCTCCCTACTCGCAAGGGTCAAAGGAAGACCCCTCTCAATATGAGTTAGCCTTTATGGAACAACTATTGAACTCATTAACTACTGGTGCAAAGGCTGCCGTCATTGTCCCCCAATCCTCTATGACAGGTAAGACAAAGATAGAGCAAACATTAAGAGAGGGTATTCTTAAAAAACACACTTTAGAAGGAGTTATTACTTGTAATACGAATACTTTTTATGGGGTAGGAACAAACCCTGTTATTGCGATTTTTACAGCCCACGAACCACATGAGGCAGAGCATATCTGCAAGTTTATCGATTTTAGAGAAGATGGCTATGAAGTAAGACAACACGTTGGCTTAGTAGAGAGTAATTCTGCCAAGGATAAACGCAAACATTTACTAGATGTGTGGAATGGCAATACAGAAGCTCCCTCTAAGTTTTGTGTGGAAACAAGAGTAGAACCAAGTGATGAATGGTTGCATAGCTTTTATTACTTTAACGATGAGATACCCACAGATGCTGACTTTGAAAAAACGATAGGCGATTATCTT
- a CDS encoding IS1595 family transposase has product MTIVEIIRKYQTQEQCIQFLEKARWAEGVICPYCNSTKTGAKKESNRSPRHQCYSCQKSFSVTSGTIFDNAKLLPQWFQILALMLNAKKSLSSYQISRDLGLRQGTALKIQNKIRVAMNTKESILLQGIIEMDETYIGGKPRGNVGKNKRGRGTNKTAVVGVQERGGEVRVEVVDREKESMNFKTLKRIFDDNVDKIKSILVTDEYLGYAPMGNNGVSHFVINHSERFVAGDVHTNSIEGFWSLIKRAWYGSHHHYSKKNTHLYVGETSYVYNNRKNKNLFIDTIEKMLEKF; this is encoded by the coding sequence ATGACTATTGTAGAGATTATTAGAAAGTATCAAACACAAGAGCAGTGCATACAGTTTTTAGAAAAAGCTAGATGGGCTGAAGGTGTTATTTGCCCTTATTGCAATTCTACTAAAACAGGTGCTAAAAAGGAAAGCAATCGCTCCCCCCGTCATCAGTGCTACTCTTGTCAAAAATCTTTTTCTGTTACTTCGGGTACTATCTTTGATAATGCTAAACTTCTTCCTCAATGGTTTCAAATTTTAGCTCTTATGCTCAATGCTAAAAAATCTCTATCTTCTTATCAAATCTCAAGAGATTTGGGCTTACGTCAAGGTACTGCCCTCAAAATCCAAAACAAGATTCGTGTAGCTATGAATACAAAAGAGAGTATCTTATTACAAGGAATAATAGAAATGGACGAAACTTACATAGGAGGAAAACCTCGTGGCAATGTAGGAAAGAATAAGAGAGGTAGAGGGACAAACAAGACCGCAGTTGTTGGAGTGCAAGAGCGAGGAGGAGAAGTAAGAGTAGAAGTTGTAGATAGAGAAAAAGAGTCTATGAACTTTAAGACGTTAAAAAGAATCTTTGACGATAACGTGGATAAGATTAAGTCTATTTTAGTTACAGATGAATATTTAGGCTATGCTCCTATGGGGAACAATGGGGTCTCTCATTTTGTGATTAATCATAGCGAACGATTTGTAGCTGGGGATGTGCATACTAATTCAATAGAAGGGTTTTGGAGTTTAATCAAGAGGGCTTGGTATGGTTCACATCATCACTATAGCAAGAAGAATACTCACTTGTACGTAGGAGAGACAAGCTATGTCTATAACAATCGAAAGAATAAGAACTTATTTATAGACACGATAGAAAAGATGTTAGAAAAATTTTAG